The following proteins are encoded in a genomic region of Bacillus sp. Marseille-Q1617:
- the spoVID gene encoding stage VI sporulation protein D, translated as MSQDQQSCLRFSLEESIWFKKGQEVEELLSISLDPHITIQEQEQYVLIRGTLDLSGEYLPSTLRDGEGVDEFEASGKFVQAVEKREKGENEFVHRFPVDVTIPKNRIANLGDIDVYVESFDYVVPENACLKLNADLTITGIYGEQQTHTPLEVEYSEEELYAPLHRSADVLDAPVEEEEEDRPPYYDNDDDENESYEQDDYEYDLAEDESADAPEDDEYQPFSLEGRTPPAGEEDEIPVHIQYDSHSAQEENYYRKENMFELPEHELSESSQEQEVTQPASEQMNMQKPAPVQEEQEEEESSSMEMEMEAESEEAADKKKKFKGKKKYESISLTDFFARKEEERAAKLRVCIVQEGETLDNIAEKYDLTIAQLLRVNHLEANQDVYSGQVLYIPNEEPVFKV; from the coding sequence TTGTCACAAGATCAACAATCGTGCCTGCGATTTTCTTTGGAAGAATCAATTTGGTTCAAAAAAGGACAGGAAGTTGAAGAATTGCTATCTATCTCCTTAGATCCACATATAACGATTCAAGAACAGGAACAATATGTACTCATCAGGGGGACACTTGATTTATCCGGTGAATACCTGCCGAGCACCCTCAGGGATGGTGAAGGTGTAGATGAGTTCGAAGCGAGCGGTAAATTCGTTCAGGCAGTAGAAAAAAGGGAAAAAGGCGAGAATGAGTTTGTCCACCGATTCCCTGTAGATGTGACAATCCCTAAAAACCGGATTGCCAATTTAGGGGACATTGATGTGTATGTGGAATCATTTGATTATGTCGTCCCTGAAAATGCCTGTTTAAAACTGAATGCAGATTTGACCATCACAGGCATCTACGGTGAACAGCAGACGCATACACCACTTGAAGTGGAATACAGCGAAGAAGAGCTCTATGCCCCTCTGCACCGCTCCGCTGACGTCCTGGATGCACCTGTTGAAGAAGAGGAAGAAGATAGGCCTCCATATTACGATAATGATGATGATGAGAATGAATCTTATGAGCAGGACGATTATGAATATGATCTCGCTGAAGATGAATCAGCAGATGCTCCTGAGGATGACGAGTATCAGCCATTCTCGCTTGAAGGAAGGACCCCTCCTGCCGGGGAAGAAGATGAAATTCCTGTTCACATCCAGTATGATTCACATTCTGCACAGGAAGAAAATTACTACAGGAAGGAAAATATGTTTGAACTTCCTGAGCATGAATTAAGCGAGTCATCGCAGGAGCAGGAAGTGACGCAGCCTGCCAGTGAACAAATGAATATGCAAAAACCGGCGCCGGTCCAGGAAGAACAGGAGGAAGAAGAATCTTCCTCGATGGAAATGGAAATGGAAGCTGAAAGTGAAGAAGCGGCGGATAAAAAGAAAAAATTCAAAGGCAAAAAGAAATATGAATCTATCTCCCTGACCGATTTCTTCGCACGTAAAGAAGAGGAACGGGCCGCAAAGCTCAGAGTCTGCATTGTTCAAGAAGGGGAGACCCTTGATAACATCGCGGAAAAATATGATCTGACGATTGCCCAGCTGTTGCGGGTCAATCATTTAGAAGCGAATCAGGATGTTTACAGCGGCCAGGTTCTTTACATCCCGAATGAAGAGCCGGTATTCAAGGTATAA